The Streptomyces sp. Je 1-332 genome has a window encoding:
- a CDS encoding extracellular solute-binding protein has translation MSHHPRIPRRAATAAAVLAVLLPLSACGDGGDGGGSADASGKIEGEITFQTWNLKANFKSYFEGVVDGFEKKYPGTKVNWVDQPGEGYADKISADAAAGTLPDVVNVSPDLVAPLAKAGLALDLDKAAGKYEKEYLPGAWKSHQIPGTEGTYAFPWYLNTGPLFYNKRIFKEAGLDADKPPKTYDQLFDSALQLSKKTKGRTATLANIPTIEDFGRYGVPLMDKEGTRFTFNGAKGVELLTQYKKLYDAKALDGQALNATPESTGKKFLTEAVAMNPGSALDLGKFKKEAPGLYKNIGITPQITNTGKDNMYVMGVMVNTRTKQTPAAVAFAHYVTDAQRQMSFAKKVAIFPSTEGSLDDPYFTKQDGTDDTRVRVAAAKSIKTAVNYTPVLFSEQMKIELRNAVARALQGKESPEEALDNAVKACDRLLKQS, from the coding sequence ATCTCCCACCACCCCCGCATCCCCAGAAGGGCAGCCACCGCTGCCGCCGTCCTCGCCGTGCTCCTGCCGCTGAGCGCCTGCGGCGACGGAGGCGACGGCGGCGGCTCGGCCGACGCGTCCGGCAAGATCGAGGGCGAGATCACCTTCCAGACCTGGAACCTGAAGGCGAACTTCAAGTCGTACTTCGAGGGCGTCGTCGACGGCTTCGAGAAGAAGTACCCCGGCACGAAGGTGAACTGGGTCGACCAGCCCGGCGAGGGCTACGCCGACAAGATCAGCGCCGACGCCGCGGCCGGCACCCTCCCGGACGTCGTCAACGTCTCGCCCGACCTGGTGGCCCCGCTCGCCAAGGCCGGTCTGGCACTCGACCTCGACAAGGCCGCGGGGAAGTACGAGAAGGAGTACCTGCCGGGGGCGTGGAAGAGCCACCAGATACCGGGCACCGAAGGCACGTACGCCTTCCCCTGGTATCTGAACACCGGGCCGCTCTTCTACAACAAGCGGATCTTCAAGGAGGCGGGGCTCGACGCCGACAAGCCCCCGAAGACGTACGACCAACTCTTCGACAGCGCCCTGCAGTTGTCCAAGAAGACCAAAGGCAGGACCGCCACGCTCGCCAACATCCCCACCATCGAGGACTTCGGGCGCTACGGCGTCCCGCTGATGGACAAGGAAGGGACCAGGTTCACCTTCAACGGCGCCAAGGGCGTCGAACTCCTCACCCAGTACAAGAAGTTGTACGACGCGAAGGCTCTGGACGGTCAGGCGCTCAACGCCACACCCGAGTCGACGGGCAAGAAGTTTCTCACCGAGGCCGTCGCGATGAACCCCGGAAGCGCCCTGGACCTCGGCAAGTTCAAGAAGGAAGCGCCGGGCCTCTACAAGAACATCGGGATCACCCCGCAGATCACCAACACCGGCAAGGACAACATGTACGTGATGGGGGTGATGGTGAACACCCGCACCAAGCAGACGCCCGCCGCCGTGGCCTTCGCCCACTACGTGACGGACGCGCAGCGACAGATGTCCTTCGCCAAGAAGGTGGCGATCTTCCCCAGCACGGAAGGTTCGCTCGACGACCCGTACTTCACCAAGCAGGACGGCACCGACGACACGCGCGTACGGGTCGCCGCTGCCAAGTCCATCAAGACCGCGGTGAATTACACGCCCGTGCTCTTCAGCGAGCAGATGAAGATCGAGCTGCGCAACGCCGTCGCCCGTGCGCTGCAAGGCAAGGAGAGCCCCGAGGAAGCGCTTGACAACGCTGTCAAGGCCTGCGACCGGCTGCTGAAGCAGAGCTGA
- a CDS encoding sugar ABC transporter permease — MKSSSTATVPRAADTASRAGDDHRTRRRIRRQLPTSPWLFAAPGLLIVGIFILYPFVSTLINSFTDKRTLIPGEYVGLDNFRELLHDDMFWIGLRNSTLYIVGVVPALVLLPLLLAMLVQKHVPGMTFFRSAFYTPVVASIVVVGLIWVWMLDERGLVNAVLEAVGVGSVGFLSDQWLLLSSAMAVTVWKGLGYYMIIYLAALANVPRELHEAASVDGAGAVRRFFTVTVPAVRSTMVLVAALSSVAAFKVFSEVYLMAGPNGGPAGEDTTLVMLVQRVGTGLTGRVGYASAISVVVFVVTVALMLLVLRADRKED, encoded by the coding sequence ATGAAAAGCTCCAGCACCGCCACCGTCCCCCGCGCCGCCGACACCGCCTCCCGTGCCGGGGACGACCACCGCACCCGCCGGCGCATCAGGCGTCAACTCCCCACCAGCCCCTGGCTCTTCGCGGCCCCCGGGCTGCTGATCGTCGGCATCTTCATCCTCTATCCGTTCGTCAGCACCCTCATCAACTCCTTCACCGACAAACGCACCCTGATCCCGGGGGAGTACGTCGGCCTGGACAACTTCCGGGAGCTGCTGCACGACGACATGTTCTGGATCGGCCTTCGCAACTCGACGCTCTACATCGTCGGGGTCGTGCCCGCGCTCGTCCTGCTGCCGCTGCTCCTCGCGATGCTCGTCCAGAAGCACGTCCCCGGCATGACCTTCTTCCGGTCCGCCTTCTACACGCCGGTGGTCGCGTCCATCGTCGTGGTGGGCCTGATCTGGGTGTGGATGCTGGACGAACGGGGCCTGGTCAACGCGGTGCTGGAAGCGGTGGGCGTCGGCTCGGTCGGCTTCCTCAGCGACCAGTGGCTGCTCCTGTCGAGCGCCATGGCCGTCACGGTCTGGAAGGGCCTCGGCTACTACATGATCATTTACCTCGCGGCCCTCGCCAACGTGCCCCGCGAACTGCACGAGGCCGCGTCGGTGGACGGCGCGGGCGCGGTGCGCCGCTTCTTCACGGTCACCGTGCCCGCCGTGCGATCCACGATGGTGCTGGTCGCCGCGCTGTCCTCGGTCGCCGCCTTCAAGGTGTTCTCCGAGGTCTACCTGATGGCCGGGCCCAACGGCGGCCCGGCCGGCGAGGACACCACGCTCGTGATGCTGGTGCAGCGCGTGGGCACCGGCCTGACCGGCCGCGTCGGGTACGCGTCGGCCATCTCGGTCGTCGTCTTCGTCGTCACCGTCGCGTTGATGCTGCTCGTGCTGCGCGCGGACCGGAAGGAGGACTGA
- a CDS encoding carbohydrate ABC transporter permease — MPVWEIVLRYVLLLAVLALMIGPFLWQLSTSLKGPHENIFSSPPEFLPSSPTFHNYERVADTIPVWDYALNSLKVAAANVVTNCVGATLAGYALARLRYRGRRAATIVFILAMLVPVEGIIIAQFTTMRELGLNNTLIGVLLPGCVSALNVLLMRNAFLNLPYEIEEAAYVDGANVWQRFLRIALPAVKGTLAVVAIFAFMGAWDDFLWPLIVLSDPDRFTLTIGLNYLHGTFANDERLVAAGTVIAVLPLIVLFACLQRYFFRGVGEGAVKG; from the coding sequence ATGCCGGTGTGGGAGATCGTCCTGCGCTACGTACTCCTGCTCGCCGTACTGGCGTTGATGATCGGGCCGTTCCTGTGGCAGCTGTCCACGTCCCTGAAGGGACCGCACGAGAACATCTTCAGCTCCCCGCCCGAGTTCCTGCCGAGCAGTCCGACCTTCCACAACTACGAGCGCGTCGCCGACACCATCCCCGTCTGGGACTACGCGCTCAACTCCCTGAAGGTGGCGGCCGCCAACGTCGTGACCAACTGCGTGGGCGCCACGCTCGCCGGCTACGCCCTGGCGCGCCTGCGCTACCGGGGCCGCAGAGCGGCCACGATCGTGTTCATCCTCGCCATGCTGGTGCCCGTGGAAGGCATCATCATCGCCCAGTTCACGACCATGCGGGAGCTCGGCCTGAACAACACCCTCATCGGTGTGCTGCTGCCCGGCTGCGTCTCCGCGCTCAACGTCCTGCTGATGCGCAACGCCTTCCTGAACCTGCCGTACGAGATCGAGGAAGCCGCGTACGTCGACGGCGCGAACGTCTGGCAGCGATTCCTGCGCATCGCCCTGCCCGCGGTCAAGGGCACGCTCGCCGTGGTGGCGATCTTCGCGTTCATGGGCGCCTGGGACGACTTCCTGTGGCCGCTGATCGTGCTGAGCGACCCCGACCGGTTCACCCTGACCATCGGCCTGAACTACCTGCACGGCACCTTCGCCAACGACGAACGGCTCGTCGCCGCGGGCACGGTCATCGCCGTGCTGCCGCTGATCGTGCTCTTCGCCTGCCTCCAGCGGTACTTCTTCCGCGGCGTGGGCGAGGGAGCGGTCAAGGGCTGA
- a CDS encoding glycosyl hydrolase: MPSTPSVAPRFGANYTPSKGWFHHWLDFDIDAVRADLDAIAGLGLDHIRVFPIWPYFQPNRTLIRPRAVEQLVALADAAAERGLDVNVDGLQGHLSSFDFLPAWTQTWHRRNIFTDPDVVEGEATYLRTLAAALADRPNFIGMTIGNEVNQFSAGPHPDPDRITQDQAGEWLRRVLAACEEGAPGKLHLHAEYDAAWYQDDQPFTPAQAARLGGATAVHSWVFNGTAQRHGRGGVATAHHAAYMIELSKAWADDPHRPVWLQEVGAPAPLIPAEHAAAFTEATVEAALDCADVWGVTWWCSHDVSRSLADFPELEYSLGLLTNEGQVKPGGEVLARLAKEWRGRGYAPAVRTTAVVVDDAASRRSACGPGGAVFDAFMGLVADGVRPTTVLASRVGDAAHLAARGITEVVRPGEVG, encoded by the coding sequence ATGCCCTCCACGCCGTCGGTCGCGCCGCGCTTCGGCGCGAACTACACCCCGAGCAAGGGGTGGTTCCACCACTGGCTCGACTTCGACATCGACGCCGTGCGCGCCGACCTCGACGCGATCGCCGGACTCGGCCTCGACCACATCCGGGTCTTCCCGATCTGGCCGTACTTCCAGCCCAACCGCACCCTGATCCGGCCGCGCGCCGTGGAGCAGCTCGTCGCTCTCGCGGACGCCGCCGCCGAGCGCGGGCTCGACGTCAACGTCGACGGACTGCAGGGGCACCTGTCGAGTTTCGACTTCCTGCCCGCCTGGACGCAGACATGGCACCGGCGGAACATCTTCACCGACCCCGATGTGGTGGAGGGCGAGGCCACGTACCTGCGGACGCTCGCCGCCGCGCTCGCCGACCGGCCGAACTTCATCGGCATGACCATCGGCAACGAGGTCAACCAGTTCTCGGCCGGCCCGCATCCCGATCCGGACCGCATCACGCAGGACCAGGCGGGGGAGTGGCTGCGACGTGTCCTCGCAGCCTGCGAGGAGGGCGCTCCGGGGAAGCTGCACCTGCACGCCGAGTACGACGCCGCCTGGTACCAGGACGACCAGCCCTTCACCCCGGCCCAGGCCGCGCGCCTTGGCGGGGCGACCGCCGTGCACTCCTGGGTGTTCAACGGCACGGCCCAGCGGCACGGGCGGGGCGGGGTCGCCACCGCACACCACGCGGCGTACATGATCGAGCTGTCCAAGGCGTGGGCGGACGATCCGCACCGTCCCGTGTGGCTCCAGGAGGTGGGCGCGCCGGCCCCTCTCATCCCCGCGGAACACGCGGCTGCCTTCACCGAGGCGACGGTGGAGGCGGCGCTCGACTGTGCGGATGTGTGGGGCGTGACGTGGTGGTGCTCGCACGATGTGTCGCGGTCGCTGGCGGACTTCCCTGAACTGGAGTACAGCCTGGGCCTGTTGACCAATGAGGGGCAGGTCAAGCCGGGGGGTGAGGTGCTGGCGCGGCTCGCGAAGGAGTGGCGGGGGCGGGGGTATGCGCCTGCCGTTCGCACGACCGCGGTGGTCGTGGACGATGCCGCCTCACGGCGGTCCGCGTGCGGGCCCGGCGGTGCGGTGTTCGACGCCTTCATGGGCCTCGTCGCGGATGGAGTCCGGCCTACGACGGTCCTGGCGAGCCGGGTGGGGGACGCGGCGCACTTGGCTGCGCGGGGCATCACGGAGGTCGTGCGGCCAGGGGAGGTCGGTTAG